The proteins below come from a single Vicugna pacos chromosome 13, VicPac4, whole genome shotgun sequence genomic window:
- the TMEM51 gene encoding transmembrane protein 51, which yields MMAQSKANGSHYALTAIGLGMLVLGVIMAMWNLVPGFSAAEKPTAQGNNKTEIGSGILKSKTFSVAYVLVGAGVMLLLLSICLSVRDKRKRRQGEELAHIQHPGVEPHAQEEDSQEEEEEASSRYYVPSYEEVMNTNYSEAREPDQNPRMSISLPSYESLTGLDETSPTTTRADVEISPGNLPDRQNSRLAKRLKPLKVRRIKSEKLHLKDFRINLPDKNVPPPSIEPLTPPPQYDEVQEKAPDTRPPD from the exons ATGATGGCCCAGTCCAAGGCCAACGGCTCGCACTATGCACTGACCGCCATCGGCCTGGGGATGCTGGTCCTCGGGGTCATCATGGCCATGTGGAACCTGGTACCTGGCTTCAGCGCGGCCGAGAAGCCGACCGCTCAGGGGAACAACAAGACGGAGATAGGCAGCGGCATTCTCAAGAGCAAGACCTTCTCCGTGGCCTACGTGCTGGTTGGGGCCggggtgatgctgctgctgctgtccaTCTGCCTGAGCGTCCGGGACAAGAGGAAGCGGCGGCAAGGCGAGGAGCTGGCGCACATCCAGCACCCGGGGGTTGAGCCTCACGCCCAGGAGGAGGACAG ccaggaggaggaggaggaggcctccTCGAGGTACTATGTCCCCAGCTACGAGGAAGTGATGAACACAAACTACTCGGAGGCGAGGGAACCGGACCAGAACCCCAGGATGAGcatctctctcccctcctacGAGTCCTTGACGGGGCTGGACGAGACAAGCCCCACCACAACCAGGGCCGACGTGGAGATCAGCCCAGGGAACCTCCCCGACAGGCAGAACTCCAGACTGGCCAAACGCCTGAAGCCGCTCAAAGTTCGAAGGATAAAATCCGAAAAGCTTCACCTCAAAGACTTCAGGATCAACCTGCCAGACAAAaatgtgcctcctccctccatcGAGCCTTTGACTCCCCCCCCACAGTATGATGAAGTCCAGGAGAAAGCCCCCGACACCCGGCCCCCCGACTGA